The window atgttggaagaaagaaaaatgtggGCTATGTGCAATAACAGATTGCTAAAAGGGTGAATGAATTTCTTGATCTCAAAAGAAtggtagagagagagagagagagaaatataGTTGTAAAAGCAAATAATTAGGTCAAAgtcatttttactccattttatcaattggAACATAGTTTGTGGTGGACAAAAATGTCCTTAGTATTTCAATTTGCGTCTCATATGGTCGTAGTTTCCGTCGATATTAACTGTTGAACTAGACAGAATGCTCAACATTTTGCACTTTAAATAGATTCGAGGCCAAAaatttacttttaattgttggGGGCCAAAAGTTCACTCGACTAATTATTTAGGGGCCATTCGAACTTTTTCCGTTGAATCAATAATCGATGGTCCAATAGAGGTGGGTAAATCCGGAACTATACTAGTAAGGATGAAATCTACTACAGTATATATTTAGCGAACGAAATTACTTTGTCCACTTCTCGCTTGTTATCTTGAACTCGAAGGCTCTCTATCTCGTAGCTGCCGCCTCCGATCAAAAACCGATAACACAAAGAGGGAAATCCGAAGACGATGAGTCATCAAGCTGAGTCATCTGACTCGTGAGTCCGCttgttcttcttcctcttcttaaCGCTATTAAAATTGTTCCTCATGTTCCTTAATTCTGGAAACCCTGGAGGggttttgtatttttatttttattttgcgCTCGAATTTTGATGGGTTTTGTGTTTAATTTTCTCTCAGGAAAGGCGGGAAGAAGGACTTCTCCACGGCGATTTTGGAGCGGAAGAAGGCCCCTAATCGGCTCATCGTTGACGAAGCGGTCAACGATGATAACTCCGTCGTCGCCCTCCACCCTAATACCATGGAAAAGCTCCAGCTTTTCCGTGGCGACACTATTTTAATTAAGGTCTTCttcaatttttcccttttttctcttcGTGGTTTACGTTTCTAGGGgttttgagttttcttttttttttttttttggcttattTTAGCTTGTGGAAACTGTAAGCAGCCAAATTTTGTCAGAATTTTGGTATATATTTGTGGTTACGTGCGTAAAAACTGGATTATATAGCTCTGCGTGTTGATTGATAAATCATATTTGATTATGTAAACCAAGAATGACGTTGATCATTGCCTTTTAAACAAAAAGGGAAAGTCTGCAAATTTTCTGCTGGGTGTATAACATTATTCCTAGTGTTTATGGTCATCTTTTGAAGTATGTCTGTGCTTGTTTACTAAAGCTGCTTAGCTCCAAATGGCCATGACTATACTGTTTGGTATGATCgtggctagaatttggaaggTCTGTACAATTGTTTGTCattctccttttttctttttacacttAAGTCCATCTTCAACCGTGTTGATGAATAACAATCTATGTTGCCTTCTACTATCTTGTATGAGGTTGAAGTATTGGTCGAGCTTTACATGTTTGATTGTTTCATGAGAGCTTAAAATTGATATTTTTCTGCTCGTCTTTGGTCTCCAGggtaagaaaaggaaagataCTGTCTGCATTGCTCTTGCTGATGAGACATGTGAGGAGCCTAAGATTAGGATGAACAAGGTTGTCAGGGCAAATTTGAGAGTTAGACTTGCAGATGTTGTATCGGTGCACCAGTGCCCAGATGTCAAGTATGGGAAGCGTGTTCACATTTTGCCCTTGGATGATACCATAGAAGGTGTTACTGGAGATCTGTTTGATGCATTTCTAAAACGTAAGTTCTTATTGCTCATTAATTTGCTTGTCTCATGCTACTCATGGTAATCTCTTGCATCTGGAAAATGAAGATTAAAGTAATCggtttgattttattttacCATCCAAATTTAAGTAATTGGTTTGATTCCATTAGTCATGCAGTCTTTTGTTTATCTCACGAGAAACTTTGCCTTTTGTGACTAAATTTTGAACATATTCTGTCTGCAGCTTACTTTCTGGAGGCATATCGCCCAGTCAGGAAAGGAGATCATTTTCTTGTTAGAGGAGGGATGAGGAGTGTGGAATTCAAGGTTATTGAGACTGATCCAGGGGAATACTGTGTTGTTGCCCCTGACACAGAGATATTTTGTGAGGGTGAGCCCGTGAGGAGGGAGGATGAGGACAGACTAGATGAGGTTGGTTATGATGATGTAGGTGGTGTCAGAAAACAGATGGCTCAGATCCGTGAATTGGTTGAGCTGCCACTAAGGCACCCTCAACTTTTCAAATCCATTGGGGTGAAGCCGCCAAAAGGAATCTTACTTTATGGCCCCCCAGGTTCTGGAAAGACCCTAATAGCAAGGGCTGTTGCTAATGAAACGGGGGCTTTCTTCTTCTGTATTAATGGACCTGAAATTATGTCCAAATTAGCTGGAGAGAGTGAAAGCAATCTTAGGAAGGCATTTGAGGAGGCTGAGAAGAATGCTCCATCTATCATCTTCATTGATGAAATTGACTCCATTGCTCCTAAGCGAGAGAAAACACATGGTGAAGTTGAAAGGAGGATTGTGTCACAATTATTGACTTTGATGGATGGCCTGAAATCCCGATCACATGTTATTGTTATTGGGGCAACAAATCGCCCCAACAGCATTGATCCTGCCCTTAGAAGATTTGGTAGGTTTGACAGGGAAATAGACATTGGTGTTCCTGATGAGGTTGGACGCCTTGAAGTTCTTCGCATACATACCAAGAACATGAAACTTGCTGAGGATGTAAGGCCGACTTATTATTTAAGATGGTCTTGCTAATTAATGAAAGAAGTGAGCAAAAGAGACACTAATAGGGTTGACAAAAATATTTCTTCTGTGCAGGTTGATTTGGAAAGAATTGCTAAAGACACCCATGGTTATGTTGGTGCTGACCTTGCTGCTCTTTGCACTGAAGCTGCCCTTCAATGCATCAGGGAAAAGATGGATGTCATTGACTTGGAAGATGACACCATTGATGCTGAAATATTGAACTCCATGGCTGTAACAAATGAACACTTCCAGACAGCGCTTGGTACCAGCAATCCATCTGCTTTGCGTGAGACAGTAAGTGATTTTTAGTTGTAAACTTTTTGTTTGTAACATGTTAAGTGGTTCTGATATGCATTCCTCTTGGTGTGTCTTTTTGCTGAAAACTTCAAATTTGTTGTGTTGATGAGCAGGTGGTTGAAGTTCCTAATGTTTCATGGGAAGACATTGGTGGCCTTGAAAATGTCAAGCGTGAACTTCAAGAGGTATGGGAGTTACTAGAAACTGCCTTAATTTTTTATTGGATTGTCAACTGCATCTGGTAATCTTTGTCAAGATTGTACACGCCTAACTTCTCTCTCCATCTTTTAGACTGTCCAATATCCAGTGGAACATCCGGAGAAGTTCGAGAAATTTGGCATGTCCCCTTCAAAAGGTGTCCTTTTCTATGGCCCACCTGGATGTGGGAAAACTCTTTTGGCCAAGGCAATTGCAAATGAATGCCAAGCCAATTTCATTAGTGTCAAAGGCCCTGAATTGCTTACAATGTGGTTTGGAGAAAGTGAAGCCAATGTACGTGAAATCTTTGACAAGGCTAGACAGTCTGCGCCATGTGTTCTCTTCTTTGATGAGCTTGACTCCATTGCTACCCAGGtacccctctctctctctctctcacgtgTAGAGTGAAGTAAACCTACCCATTGCTATtaatatatttcaaaattaGAGTGTGTGTGAATTGCGATGAACTTTGTCTGATTATATTTGTAATTATATCCAGAGTTTAATTTCCAATTTGCCATTGATTAAATTATGAAATTTTGTTGCTATAAAGGTGCTTGTGAGATATTGAAAGGtgtcatttatttttcattGGAGTGAACTATAATGAAATTTTGGGATAACTTCAAAATAggatcttttattttttaatttgtttaaatGATGGTCATATTTGTGAAGCTTTACCTATGTTGCTATAACGCAAAAAGATTATGTAAAAGCAGTGAATGGAAGAAGATAGCCTAGATCCTGcaattttgccttgtttacaTATTTTGAAATGAATACCTTACAAAGCACCTTCCTGATCATGTTAACAGAGAGGAAGCAGTGTGGGAGATGCTGGTGGTGCAGCTGACCGAGTTCTTAACCAGCTTTTGACTGAAATGGATGGCATGTCAGCTAAGAAAACTGTTTTTATCATTGGTGCCACTAACAGGCCTGACATAATAGACCCTGCACTTCTCCGGCCTGGCCGTCTTGATCAGCTAATTTATATCCCTCTACCAGATGAAGATTCTCGTCTCCAAATTTTTAAGGCCTGCCTCAGGAAATCACCAGTCTCCAAAGATGTTGATTTGAGAGCTCTTGCCAAATATACTCAAGGATTTAGTGGGGCTGATATTACAGAAATATGCCAGCGGGCTTGCAAGTATGCCATACGAGAGAATATTGAGAAAGTATGTGTTTTTACCCTCTTCTATTTGCAGTTTTAACTTATGAGCTAATGACCTGCTTGCatttatcttcttcttttgAATACCCTAagatttgttatttttgttattttttattgGTCAATGTGTGTTAGACGTGTAACAAGTAAGGTAAATGCTCCCTGCTCTCTGTATAATACAGATGCTCTGCTGTAAATGGACCATCAAATGCTAAAACTGCTGTTGAGGAATACttccaaaaaagaatttttttccgTTCTTATTTAGGACTTTACGAGAATCTCTAGGATTCAACTAAATGAAGATAATAATTCAAATCCTTGTGAGCAGGACGTTACTTCCAACCCAAGGCACGGGGGTTATTAATCTCATATGAAGATTTATTTGTGGAACTTGTGAAGGATAGAACCATATAAATGtgattttctttggttctctTGCGTCCTACTTTATCAAGGAGGATTTTAAGCACCAAGCCTTATGGTTCCCCGGGTGATGGTATTGTAGTTTGTCCTTTGGGATTTTTACCCTTTTACTAGATTTCATTTCTTTGATCTTAAATCATTGTAAACCCAAGGATTTGCCTGAGTCTTGATGAATCAATTTGTAATGTTTTGTGGACACTGCTTGAAATGTTAATCTTAGAAGTCAGGTTTGTTTTTGGTGGTTTCCAACCTTGTCATAATCTATTTTGGCCTTTCTTAGCATCTCTAAATTTGTTTTTGCTTATTGATGATGATTTGATGTTGCATATTTTCTATTGCAGGACattgagagagagaagaggagAAGGGAGAATCCTGATTCAATGGATGAGGATGTTGAGGAAGAGGTTGCAGAAATTAAGGCTGCACACTTTGAGGAGTCCATGAAGTTTGCTCGCAGAAGTGTGAGTGATGCTGACATACGGAAATACCAAGCATTTGCTCAGACCCTACAGCAGTCTCGAGGATTTGGAAGTGAATTCCGATTTGCAGCGTCTGGAACTGAGAATACCGGATCTGACCCATTTGCAACCT is drawn from Coffea arabica cultivar ET-39 chromosome 1c, Coffea Arabica ET-39 HiFi, whole genome shotgun sequence and contains these coding sequences:
- the LOC113727392 gene encoding cell division cycle protein 48 homolog, whose protein sequence is MSHQAESSDSKGGKKDFSTAILERKKAPNRLIVDEAVNDDNSVVALHPNTMEKLQLFRGDTILIKGKKRKDTVCIALADETCEEPKIRMNKVVRANLRVRLADVVSVHQCPDVKYGKRVHILPLDDTIEGVTGDLFDAFLKPYFLEAYRPVRKGDHFLVRGGMRSVEFKVIETDPGEYCVVAPDTEIFCEGEPVRREDEDRLDEVGYDDVGGVRKQMAQIRELVELPLRHPQLFKSIGVKPPKGILLYGPPGSGKTLIARAVANETGAFFFCINGPEIMSKLAGESESNLRKAFEEAEKNAPSIIFIDEIDSIAPKREKTHGEVERRIVSQLLTLMDGLKSRSHVIVIGATNRPNSIDPALRRFGRFDREIDIGVPDEVGRLEVLRIHTKNMKLAEDVDLERIAKDTHGYVGADLAALCTEAALQCIREKMDVIDLEDDTIDAEILNSMAVTNEHFQTALGTSNPSALRETVVEVPNVSWEDIGGLENVKRELQETVQYPVEHPEKFEKFGMSPSKGVLFYGPPGCGKTLLAKAIANECQANFISVKGPELLTMWFGESEANVREIFDKARQSAPCVLFFDELDSIATQRGSSVGDAGGAADRVLNQLLTEMDGMSAKKTVFIIGATNRPDIIDPALLRPGRLDQLIYIPLPDEDSRLQIFKACLRKSPVSKDVDLRALAKYTQGFSGADITEICQRACKYAIRENIEKDIEREKRRRENPDSMDEDVEEEVAEIKAAHFEESMKFARRSVSDADIRKYQAFAQTLQQSRGFGSEFRFAASGTENTGSDPFATSAGGADEDDLYS